The Saccharopolyspora gloriosae genome has a segment encoding these proteins:
- a CDS encoding 8-oxoguanine deaminase, producing MPEPAARFVLDGAAIATVDGPEHAEGHVVVEGDRIVEVSPGRADSSQGERIDVSGCLITPGLVNTHHHLYQWATRGHAADSPLFDWLTRLYPVWAGLDEDGTHAAAAAGLARLALSGATTVADHHYVFPRDGGDVFGAVVSAAGSIGVRLHAVRGSMDRGRSRGGLPPDSLVEDLDTALARTDEAIRRFHDPAPGSAVRVAVGPCSPFSVSEQLMRESAELARARGVRLHTHLAETADEQRQCLAEFGRTPVEYADDLGWLGPDVWLAHTVHLAEPAVARLAETGTGSAHCPSSNGRLGAGVAPVRALLDAGVPVGLGVDGVASNEAGGLGEEMRQALLTARAQHGAAALSVREALFAATLGGARCLGRQDEIGSLRPGKLADLAVWRLDGLGHAGIEDPIAALVLGPLPPLRLLLCGGRGVVRDGLLSSMSEVDLARDLRAASTGIRARSERLDGEVAR from the coding sequence ATGCCTGAGCCGGCGGCCCGGTTCGTGCTCGACGGCGCCGCGATCGCCACCGTCGATGGCCCGGAGCACGCCGAAGGCCACGTCGTCGTCGAAGGTGACCGCATCGTTGAGGTCTCACCCGGGCGGGCGGACTCGTCGCAGGGCGAGCGGATCGACGTGAGCGGCTGCTTGATCACTCCCGGACTGGTCAACACCCACCACCACCTGTACCAGTGGGCGACGCGCGGTCATGCGGCCGATTCGCCGCTGTTCGACTGGCTGACGCGGCTCTACCCGGTGTGGGCGGGGCTGGACGAGGACGGCACGCACGCCGCGGCCGCCGCCGGACTGGCCAGGCTCGCGTTGTCGGGGGCGACCACGGTCGCCGACCACCACTACGTCTTCCCCCGCGACGGCGGCGACGTGTTCGGCGCGGTCGTCTCGGCCGCCGGGAGCATCGGGGTGCGGCTGCACGCGGTGCGCGGCTCGATGGATCGCGGCCGGTCCCGCGGCGGGCTGCCGCCGGACTCCTTGGTGGAGGACCTCGACACGGCGCTGGCCCGAACGGACGAGGCGATCCGCCGGTTCCACGATCCGGCTCCCGGTTCGGCGGTGCGGGTCGCGGTGGGTCCGTGTTCGCCGTTCAGCGTCAGCGAACAGCTGATGCGGGAGAGCGCGGAGCTGGCGCGGGCGCGCGGGGTGCGGCTGCACACCCATCTCGCGGAGACCGCCGACGAGCAGCGGCAATGCCTCGCGGAGTTCGGGCGCACCCCCGTGGAGTACGCCGACGACTTGGGCTGGCTGGGGCCGGACGTGTGGCTCGCGCACACCGTGCACTTGGCGGAACCGGCCGTGGCTCGGCTCGCCGAGACCGGCACCGGCTCGGCGCACTGCCCCAGTTCCAACGGGAGGCTCGGCGCGGGCGTCGCGCCGGTGCGGGCGCTGCTGGACGCGGGCGTGCCGGTGGGGCTCGGGGTGGACGGTGTCGCCTCGAACGAGGCGGGCGGGCTCGGTGAGGAGATGCGCCAGGCGTTGCTGACGGCCCGCGCTCAGCACGGTGCGGCGGCGTTGTCGGTGCGGGAGGCGTTGTTCGCCGCCACCCTCGGCGGCGCACGCTGCCTGGGCAGGCAGGACGAGATCGGCTCGCTGCGGCCCGGCAAGCTCGCCGACCTCGCGGTGTGGCGCCTCGACGGGCTGGGGCACGCGGGAATCGAAGATCCGATCGCCGCGCTGGTGCTGGGTCCGTTGCCGCCGCTGCGGTTGCTGCTGTGCGGTGGGCGCGGCGTCGTGCGGGACGGCCTGCTGAGCTCGATGTCCGAAGTGGACTTGGCGCGGGATCTGCGCGCCGCGAGCACCGGAATCCGTGCTCGATCCGAACGACTCGACGGGGAGGTGGCCCGATGA
- a CDS encoding PucR family transcriptional regulator, with protein MQLSELVADPALGLTLLTGSSDRVVHGVYITDLLDPRRYLRGGELVLTGLMWRTDPADSTEFVAALAEAGVAAVAAGTAWLGSTPDDLVEACRKHGIPLVEVPVALSFGTLSERVMAAHRAAGREWVSALAAGADLDEVLELAAAELGTGCWVVSGTGAVLAGTPGAPAHEELVHGLHDSNATSGTVRTTRGACRFHVVGGGADPRIAQWFVVLREASPEALAELATVVALVRSRVDQARNIAGRSVESALRRLLDGTSSATEVAARLDTVGLPAGEPLRVVQLSVTRERPGGSALAVTVLRELAAATGLPSVAAPLGEAAAAVFADDEGQLSTLPDRFREFAALAGSTARLCAGISDIGTADGLRSALEEAGHARRLAEHDPRSAVVTADALASHQVLLASVPEELRRSYRDKLLGPLIGYDEAHATDLLNTLRVFLECSGSWSRCAARLHLHVNTLRYRIGRIEQITGRELGNLAARVDFHLALQLIDDRQS; from the coding sequence GTGCAGCTGAGTGAACTGGTCGCCGACCCGGCCTTGGGCCTGACGCTGCTCACCGGCTCCTCCGACCGCGTCGTGCACGGCGTCTACATCACCGACCTGCTCGACCCCCGCCGCTACCTGCGCGGCGGCGAGCTGGTGCTCACGGGCCTGATGTGGCGCACCGATCCGGCGGATTCGACGGAGTTCGTCGCCGCGCTCGCCGAGGCAGGCGTGGCGGCGGTCGCGGCGGGCACCGCGTGGCTCGGCAGCACCCCGGACGATCTCGTCGAAGCCTGCCGGAAGCACGGCATCCCGCTGGTGGAGGTCCCGGTAGCTCTGAGCTTCGGCACGCTGTCCGAACGGGTCATGGCGGCGCACCGGGCGGCGGGCCGGGAGTGGGTCTCGGCGCTCGCCGCGGGCGCTGACCTCGATGAGGTGCTGGAGCTTGCCGCGGCCGAACTCGGTACCGGCTGCTGGGTGGTCTCCGGCACGGGTGCGGTGCTGGCCGGCACCCCGGGCGCACCCGCGCACGAGGAACTGGTGCACGGTTTGCACGATTCGAACGCCACGTCCGGCACTGTGCGCACCACGCGGGGAGCCTGCCGGTTCCACGTGGTCGGCGGTGGCGCCGATCCGCGCATCGCCCAGTGGTTCGTGGTGCTGCGCGAGGCGTCACCGGAGGCGTTGGCCGAGCTCGCGACCGTGGTCGCGCTCGTGCGCAGCCGAGTCGACCAGGCCCGCAACATCGCGGGCCGCTCGGTGGAGTCGGCGCTGCGCAGGCTGCTCGATGGCACTTCCAGCGCGACGGAGGTCGCCGCACGTCTGGACACCGTGGGGCTCCCCGCAGGCGAGCCGTTGCGCGTCGTGCAGCTGTCGGTGACCCGCGAGAGGCCGGGCGGCTCGGCTTTGGCCGTCACGGTCTTGCGTGAGCTCGCGGCCGCGACCGGGCTTCCCTCGGTCGCGGCACCGCTGGGGGAGGCGGCCGCGGCCGTGTTCGCCGACGACGAAGGGCAGCTGTCGACGTTGCCGGACCGGTTCCGGGAGTTCGCCGCGCTCGCCGGGAGCACGGCCCGGTTGTGCGCCGGGATCAGCGACATCGGCACCGCCGATGGTTTGCGTTCCGCGTTGGAGGAGGCGGGCCACGCCCGGCGCCTCGCCGAGCACGACCCGCGGTCGGCGGTGGTGACGGCGGATGCGCTCGCTTCGCATCAGGTTCTGCTGGCGTCCGTGCCGGAGGAGCTGCGCCGGTCCTATCGGGACAAACTGCTCGGACCGCTCATCGGCTACGACGAGGCGCACGCCACCGACCTGCTGAACACCTTGCGGGTCTTCCTGGAATGTTCCGGTTCGTGGTCGCGCTGTGCAGCACGATTGCACTTGCACGTGAACACGTTGCGCTATCGCATCGGCCGGATCGAGCAGATCACCGGGCGAGAGCTGGGAAATCTCGCCGCCCGCGTTGACTTTCATCTCGCACTGCAACTCATCGACGACCGGCAGTCGTAA
- a CDS encoding (2Fe-2S)-binding protein → MRVNFTVNGRAQQADNVWEGESLLYVLRERLGLPGSKNACEQGECGSCTVTLDGVAVCACLVAAGQAEGREVGTVEGLADGDRLSDVQQAFLDAGAVQCGFCTPGLLVQATDLLDKQAEPSDVEIREALAGNLCRCTGYEKIMDAVRLAAGRKSGHA, encoded by the coding sequence ATGCGCGTGAACTTCACCGTCAACGGCCGGGCGCAGCAGGCCGACAACGTGTGGGAAGGCGAAAGCCTGCTCTACGTGCTGCGGGAGCGGCTCGGGCTGCCCGGTTCGAAGAACGCCTGCGAACAGGGCGAGTGCGGTTCGTGCACGGTCACCCTGGACGGTGTCGCGGTGTGCGCGTGCCTGGTCGCGGCCGGGCAGGCCGAGGGCCGTGAAGTGGGCACCGTGGAAGGTCTCGCCGACGGGGACCGGCTCAGCGACGTGCAGCAGGCGTTCCTCGACGCGGGTGCCGTGCAGTGCGGTTTCTGCACGCCGGGACTGCTGGTGCAGGCGACGGACCTGCTGGACAAGCAGGCCGAGCCCTCGGACGTGGAGATCCGGGAGGCGCTGGCGGGCAACCTGTGCCGCTGCACCGGTTACGAGAAGATCATGGACGCGGTGCGGCTGGCCGCCGGGCGGAAGTCGGGTCATGCCTGA
- a CDS encoding xanthine dehydrogenase family protein subunit M, with the protein MDFLRPTSWREALELRAARPEATVLAGGTDVLVEVNFGHRSPEALLDLTNISELQDWSESGGLVRIGAGLPYTRLIDELGDRLPGLAMASRTVGSPQIRNRGTLGGNLGSASPAGDAHPALLASDAEIEVASVRGTRLLPITEFFTGPKRNALAADELIAAVHLAPASGPQQFAKVGTRNAMVIAVCTFAIALHPQRRQVGTGVGSAAPTPFRARAAEDFLATELTDTDQWEHPRALPDLAANRFGELVAAAASPIDDVRGTAGYRRHALGVLARRTVHRVWDEHRTWRRQCA; encoded by the coding sequence GTGGACTTCCTGCGTCCGACCTCGTGGCGCGAGGCCCTGGAGCTCAGGGCGGCCCGCCCGGAGGCGACCGTGCTGGCGGGCGGCACGGATGTGCTCGTGGAGGTCAATTTCGGGCATCGCAGCCCGGAGGCCTTGCTGGATCTCACGAACATCTCCGAACTCCAGGACTGGTCCGAGTCCGGCGGGCTGGTGCGCATCGGTGCGGGCCTGCCGTACACGCGGCTGATCGACGAGCTGGGCGATCGGCTGCCGGGACTCGCGATGGCGTCCCGGACGGTGGGCTCACCGCAGATCCGCAACCGGGGCACGCTCGGCGGCAACCTCGGCTCGGCCTCTCCGGCCGGGGACGCGCATCCGGCGTTGCTGGCCTCGGACGCGGAGATCGAGGTGGCATCGGTGCGCGGCACCCGGTTGCTGCCGATCACCGAGTTCTTCACCGGACCCAAGCGCAACGCGCTCGCCGCCGACGAGTTGATCGCGGCAGTGCACCTGGCACCGGCATCGGGGCCGCAGCAGTTCGCGAAGGTGGGCACCCGGAACGCGATGGTGATCGCGGTCTGCACCTTCGCGATCGCGTTGCACCCGCAGCGGCGGCAGGTCGGCACCGGGGTCGGTTCGGCCGCGCCCACCCCGTTCCGGGCGCGAGCCGCCGAGGACTTCCTCGCCACCGAACTCACCGACACCGACCAGTGGGAACACCCCCGCGCCCTGCCGGACCTGGCGGCGAACCGGTTCGGCGAACTCGTCGCGGCCGCGGCGAGCCCGATCGACGACGTGCGCGGCACCGCCGGCTACCGGCGGCACGCGCTGGGCGTGCTGGCCCGGCGCACGGTGCACCGCGTGTGGGACGAACACCGCACCTGGAGGCGGCAATGCGCGTGA